The following are encoded in a window of Mustela nigripes isolate SB6536 chromosome 1, MUSNIG.SB6536, whole genome shotgun sequence genomic DNA:
- the LOC132011762 gene encoding olfactory receptor 51F2-like, with protein MQIFHNSTFPTFLLTGVPGLEWAHAWISIPFCCLYLTALSGNTLILFVVFTEPSLHEPMYYFLSMLSTTDIGLCISTLVTVLGIFWLNAREISFNACLSQMFFIHLFTFMESSVLLAMAFDRFVAISNPLRYATILTHARIAQIGLAVITRGTVILTPLVLLLKRLSFCRSHVLHHSYCFHPDVMKLSCSDTKINSAFGLTAIISTAGVDSIFILLSYVLIICSVLNIASPEERKKAFSTCISHITAVAIFYIPLISLSFVHRFGKHSPPYVPTLIANIYLLIPPVMNPIIYSVKTKQIQRAVLKLVCSKRTHI; from the coding sequence ATGCAAATTTTCCATAATTCTACTTTCCCTACTTTCCTCTTGACTGGCGTCCCTGGACTTGAATGGGCCCATGCCTGGATCTCAATCCCCTTCTGTTGCCTCTATTTAACTGCTCTTTCTGGGAATACCCTGATCCTGTTCGTGGTCTTCACTGAGCCAAGCCTCCATGAGCCCATGTACTATTTCCTTTCCATGCTGTCCACCACTGACATTGGCTTATGCATCTCTACATTGGTGACAGTACTAGGAATATTCTGGCTCAATGCCCGGGAGATCAGCTTTAATGCCTGCTTATCACAAATGTTCTTCATTCACCTCTTCACTTTCATGGAATCTTCAGTGCTCCTGGCTATGGCTTTTGATCGTTTTGTGGCCATTTCCAACCCATTGAGATATGCCACCATTCTAACTCATGCAAGGATTGCACAGATTGGTTTGGCAGTCATTACCAGGGGAACTGTCATTCTGACACCACTGGTCTTGCTTCTCAAGCGTCTATCGTTCTGCCGAAGCCATGTGCTCCATCATTCCTACTGCTTCCACCCTGACGTAATGAAGCTCTCGTGTTCAGACACAAAGATCAACAGTGCATTTGGACTAACTGCAATCATCTCTACTGCTGGAGTGGACTCTATTTTTATCCTGCTTTCCTATGTCCTGATCATTTGCTCAGTTCTCAACATTGCATccccagaggagagaaaaaaggctTTCAGCACCTGCATTTCTCATATCACAGCTGTGGCCATATTCTACATCCCTTTAATCAGCCTGTCTTTTGTTCACAGGTTTGGAAAACATTCTCCACCATATGTGCCCACACTGATTGCTAATATTTACTTGCTCATTCCCCCTGTGATGAATCCCATCATCTATAGTGTGAAAACAAAGCAGATTCAAAGAGCTGTGCTCAAACTTGTGTGTTCTAAGCGAACTCATATTTAA